A region from the Oligoflexia bacterium genome encodes:
- a CDS encoding RNA methyltransferase, translating into MTQQQYELDLFTIRQFEYAINSPYCQILSISVSKQFLESRAFDKYRDMFSKLKKKTKIVESLESNRTKKDRGQIFAKVNLHTYHSSKSWMTSWKKKDVPARILLLDQVQDPQNLGAMVRTAKFFNYDAVMVSKRNSAPFSSTVVQASSGALFSLPIICANNLKREIDFLKENYFFCLGLDTNASITLYDSKFLNENLIIVMGNEGKGMRALTLSACDEVYKISQKPSFESLNVSAAASIAMYHFDYRKNKSD; encoded by the coding sequence GTGACACAACAGCAGTATGAACTTGATCTTTTTACCATTAGGCAGTTTGAATACGCGATTAATTCGCCATACTGTCAGATTCTTTCTATAAGTGTTAGCAAGCAGTTTTTAGAGTCAAGAGCTTTTGATAAATATAGGGATATGTTTTCAAAATTAAAAAAGAAAACCAAAATTGTTGAAAGTCTTGAGTCAAATAGAACTAAGAAAGATAGGGGACAGATTTTTGCAAAAGTAAATTTGCACACATATCATTCAAGTAAGTCCTGGATGACGTCTTGGAAAAAAAAAGATGTCCCTGCCCGTATTTTGCTTTTAGATCAGGTCCAGGACCCTCAAAACTTAGGGGCAATGGTGAGAACGGCTAAATTTTTTAATTATGATGCCGTGATGGTTTCAAAAAGAAACAGTGCACCATTCAGTTCAACGGTGGTTCAAGCTTCAAGCGGGGCCTTGTTTAGTCTACCCATCATTTGTGCCAACAATTTAAAAAGAGAGATCGACTTTTTAAAAGAAAACTATTTTTTTTGTTTGGGTTTAGATACGAATGCCTCAATAACTTTGTACGATTCTAAGTTTTTAAATGAAAATTTGATTATTGTAATGGGAAATGAAGGAAAAGGAATGCGAGCATTAACTTTAAGTGCTTGCGATGAAGTGTATAAAATTTCCCAAAAACCAAGCTTTGAGAGCTTGAATGTGAGCGCCGCCGCATCTATTGCGATGTATCACTTTGATTATAGAAAAAATAAGTCTGATTAA
- a CDS encoding SPOR domain-containing protein, which yields MKFTTNKQKVYYIGFPLFVFFLCFISYKIGYQKGIYKVTYNESLETIVDRKVIKRPEKLIFYDELNKELDDKVDSESESLLVKKTPKVVETPKEETPVVRQDELQSKSTLDSSKTTFPDSLVIQLSAFKDKDKAQELVNSLQSKGFLAFLISQEGDQIWHRVFVGPYDNRIKANEGIQKLEQNGFGRGFIVDQPTQ from the coding sequence ATGAAATTCACAACAAATAAGCAAAAAGTTTATTATATTGGGTTTCCCCTATTTGTCTTTTTTTTATGTTTCATTTCTTACAAGATTGGCTATCAAAAAGGTATTTATAAAGTTACTTATAATGAATCATTAGAAACAATTGTCGATAGAAAGGTTATTAAGAGACCAGAGAAGCTTATTTTTTATGATGAATTAAACAAAGAGCTAGATGATAAGGTTGACTCAGAAAGTGAAAGTTTATTGGTTAAAAAAACACCTAAGGTTGTTGAGACGCCAAAAGAAGAAACACCTGTTGTTAGGCAGGATGAATTGCAGTCAAAAAGTACTTTAGACAGTTCCAAAACCACTTTTCCAGATAGTTTGGTCATTCAATTGAGTGCTTTTAAAGATAAGGATAAAGCCCAAGAATTGGTTAACAGTTTACAGTCAAAAGGGTTCTTAGCCTTTTTAATCTCTCAAGAGGGAGATCAAATATGGCATAGGGTTTTTGTTGGCCCATATGATAATCGAATCAAAGCCAATGAAGGGATACAAAAATTAGAGCAAAATGGTTTTGGGCGAGGATTTATTGTAGATCAACCAACTCAGTAA